A single genomic interval of Syngnathoides biaculeatus isolate LvHL_M chromosome 1, ASM1980259v1, whole genome shotgun sequence harbors:
- the LOC133499242 gene encoding brevican core protein-like isoform X4, translating into MACQMSSKLGAASGSQLPCRNLQRAATTSPTTPRYTFSFLLPPPLKAHCSRETRRRNTGDTMELQTLRIIALLSVLCHLSLSFPTQMPSALDNIETPLRVNISHSGVLYASLGRAVIIPCSASSSPLMLPRVKWTLVSGETEKQILVARGGRVKVNEAYQGRADLLNYRSWPEDLSMWLLETRSSDSGHYRCEVQQGLEDTSDIVQLKVKGVVFHYRDAMGRYALTFHQAQSACRTVGAQIASFNQLQAAYFDGYEQCDAGWLEDQTVRYPIQMPREACYGDKNGEPGVRNYGRMDPQDHFDVYCYAEQMHGEVFHDPIPQQLSFKGAQTYCTAAGAQLASAAQLYLAWSEGLDNCSPGWLSDGSVRYPIRTPRDRCGGPQAGVKTVYRFSNQTVFPDPSTLYDVYCFRANETTPTDSTIDSTSTPDPGTLEEEVVILMNDDKELPLDQISEQIEREVQSVLETIPLFSGSATEANALEEQPKFYTPEPPLSTTNALNHLRAFNITSYSTEKIDDDFGHTTEPTNSTIQSMKIHDFPQNVSLQSSFYNSTDSHQNFSSQLSNLESTTWLQESDATYAQNLTDAISEESAQPLEKLMLLQGLDLNSIHTEMNQNKSQVDILVTPPVTVDPAEKLDPEAPLIQTTEGPADLSLLWIPLSGSGDTSQESRQEIEVFNFIPKLESTTQRTAPGSTSHTTPESLTTIPDLTTTSEPKYSPSLGSGNRSKPLRLWESLTAQEGSTSLETEDSMESDERQLLPTRSTHFRVSLPTTGVPEVSSEVPTDSKRALYQSSGNGVHFDSSTLSFEEASGHEPDVVPALTQGRSLFNSTTKQKIDKDAIGEGVIVARSFGGNFSPNRNVSGEMNIVAILEETDDVTPSPGEEPEITSTFEVETEAKLHPIEGTAITRMFEEIKATHKPEEEIAVTAIFEEDATASLTPKETQVTPIIKEEAKATVTRNEGSTVTPLFEEAEASLTSKDENKYIPVIKEEAKATVTPKEGSTVTQMFEVVKATLNPEDRATLTPISEEAKIMISPTDETKLMPIFKDDAKGTVTQKEGSTSTQMFEFEAKTTLNPEESTDVMPIFEEEAKDMLNLERVNQRLDQGATSTPNTDRDTTTPAQHEEATGVFEDGAKIILRESVTPSFHERVSALLEAEHQETTTALDDSTSTGPASEEEIVVLPFTSEEANWALLTTTAEPQESLKDLEISTQSSSFSSTVRTTTWRSKHTLSPPTTAAPDVFPGTSESWKSTTPTPGYEHTQASNESAAAASGKVKVADACFNEPCHNGGTCLDREDRIQCLCLPTYGGDLCEQDLETCEPGWDKFHGFCYRHFSQRLSWEVAEQHCRIQGAHLASVMTPEEQAYIHNNYKEYQWTGLNDKTIENDFRWSDGNPLLYENWYRGQPDSYFLSGEDCVVMVWHDDGRWSDVPCNYHLAYTCKKGTSSCGPPPKVRNASTFGKPRQRYETDAVVRYHCTRGFQQRLNPLIRCQSGGNWERPQIQCIPESGSLNTDAEMTSSTDGNLAALQDGFETTEMPLYWDIKF; encoded by the exons ATGGCGTGTCAGATGTCTTCAAAATTG GGCGCGGCGAGCGGGTCGCAGCTCCCTTGCAGGAACCTGCAACGCGCTGCAACTACATCGCCCACCACCCCCAGatacactttttcttttctactccccccccccctcaaagcgCACTGCAGCAGAGAGACGCGAAGACGTAACACCGGCGACACGATGGAGCTTCAAACCCTCAG AATCATTGCCCTTCTCAGTGTACTTTGTCATCTCTCTCTGTCCTTTCCCACCCAGATGCCATCTGCACTTG ACAACATCGAGACGCCTCTCCGGGTGAACATTTCCCACTCGGGTGTACTTTACGCCTCGCTGGGCCGAGCCGTCATCATCCCCTGCTCGGCGTCCTCGTCGCCTCTCATGCTGCCGCGGGTCAAATGGACCCTGGTGTCCGGCGAGACTGAGAAACAAATCTTAGTGGCGCGGGGCGGCAGGGTGAAAGTCAACGAGGCGTACCAAGGCCGTGCCGATTTGCTCAACTACCGCTCTTGGCCCGAGGATTTGTCAATGTGGCTCTTGGAAACGCGCTCCAGCGACTCGGGGCACTATCGTTGCGAGGTGCAGCAGGGTCTGGAGGACACCAGTGACATCGTCCAACTCAAGGTCAaag GTGTCGTATTCCATTACAGGGATGCCATGGGTCGATATGCACTTACCTTCCATCAGGCCCAGAGCGCTTGCAGGACCGTCGGGGCCCAGATTGCGAGTTTTAATCAACTTCAAGCAGCTTATTTTGACGGCTACGAGCAATGTGACGCAGGATGGCTAGAAGACCAGACTGTCAG GTACCCAATCCAAATGCCCCGCGAAGCTTGCTATGGCGACAAGAATGGAGAACCAGGAGTGAGAAACTACGGGAGGATGGATCCGCAGGATCATTTTGACGTGTATTGCTACGCTGAGCAAATGCATG gGGAGGTGTTCCATGACCCCATCCCACAGCAGTTATCCTTCAAGGGGGCCCAGACATACTGCACTGCAGCGGGAGCTCAGCTGGCCTCTGCGGCACAGCTCTACCTGGCATGGAGCGAAGGCCTAGACAACTGCAGCCCCGGTTGGTTGTCCGACGGCAGCGTCCGCTACCCCATCAGGACCCCCAGGGATCGTTGTGGAGGCCCCCAGGCTGGTGTCAAGACTGTGTATCGCTTCAGCAACCAAACAGTCTTCCCAGACCCGTCGACCCTTTATGATGTCTATTGTTtcagag CTAATGAAACTACACCAACTGACTCTACAATAGACAGCACAAGCACACCAGATCCTGGAACCCTTGAAGAAGAGGTTGTGATCTTAATGAACGATGACAAAGAACTGCCGCTTGACCAAATTTCGGAACAAATCGAACGGGAGGTTCAGAGCGTTTTGGAAACCATCCCCCTTTTCTCAGGCTCTGCCACTGAAGCAAATGCGCTAGAGGAGCAGCCAAAGTTTTACACACCAGAGCCTCCTTTGAGCACCACTAATGCTTTAAATCACCTCAGAGCTTTTAACATAACATCCTATTCTACAGAAAAAATTGATGATGACTTTGGACATACGACAGAACCGACAAATAGTACTATCCAAAGCATGAAAATTCACGATTTCCCTCAAAATGTCTCACTCCAGTCCTCTTTTTATAATAGCACAGATTCACACCAGAACTTTTCTTCCCAGCTATCTAACCTAGAAAGCACAACGTGGCTCCAGGAGTCTGACGCAACATATGCCCAGAACTTGACAGACGCCATCTCAGAAGAGAGCGCACAGCCACTAGAGAAGCTAATGTTGTTGCAGGGTTTGGATTTAAACAGTATTCACACTGAGATGAACCAAAATAAGAGCCAAGTGGACATTCTGGTAACTCCCCCTGTAACTGTGGACCCCGCAGAGAAATTAGACCCTGAGGCACCATTAATCCAAACAACCGAGGGCCCTGCAGATCTCTCCTTATTGTGGATCCCTCTGAGTGGTTCTGGGGATACTTCTCAAG aaagtcGCCAGGAAATTGAGGTTTTCAACTTCATCCCCAAGTTAGAGTCCACCACGCAGAGGACAGCTCCTGGCTCAACCAGTCACACTACTCCAGAGTCTTTGACAACCATCCCAGATCTGACCACAACGTCCGAGCCAAAGTATTCTCCCAGTCTTGGATCGGGTAATCGCTCGAAACCTCTGCGGCTGTGGGAGTCTCTCACCGCACAGGAGGGAAGCACGAGCTTGGAAACTGAAGATAGCATGGAAAGCGATGAAAGGCAGCTGCTTCCAACAAGGTCTACCCATTTTAGGGTAAGCTTGCCCACCACGGGAGTTCCCGAGGTGTCCTCTGAAGTGCCTACAGACTCAAAGAGAGCTCTGTATCAGTCATCAGGTAATGGAGTCCACTTTGACAGCTCCACGCTGAGCTTTGAGGAGGCAAGTGGACACGAACCCGATGTAGTTCCTGCGCTGACTCAAGGCCGCAGTCTTTTTAACTCAACCACCAAACAGAAAATTGATAAAGATGCCATTGGAGAAGGTGTTATTGTAGCTCGAAGTTTTGGTGGGAATTTTTCACCCAACAGAAACGTCAGCGGGGAAATGAACATTGTTGCAATTCTCGAAGAAACGGATGATGTTACCCCAAGTCCCGGAGAAGAACCCGAAATAACGTCAACTTTTGAAGTGGAGACTGAAGCTAAGCTACATCCAATCGAAGGAACTGCCATCACACGCATGTTCGAAGAGATTAAAGCTACGCACAAACCAGAAGAAGAAATTGCAGTCACGGCGATATTTGAAGAGGATGCGACGGCATCACTAACCCCGAAGGAAACTCAAGTTACACCAATAATTAAAGAGGAGGCCAAAGCTACTGTTACTCGAAACGAAGGGTCTACAGTTACACCATTATTTGAAGAAGCTGAAGCTTCACTAACctcaaaagatgaaaataaatatataccaGTGATTAAAGAAGAGGCCAAAGCTACGGTGACCCCAAAAGAAGGGTCTACCGTAACACAGATGTTTGAAGTAGTTAAAGCTACGCTAAACCCTGAAGACAGAGCTACACTAACACCAATATCTGAAGAGGCTAAAATAATGATAAGCCCAACAGATGAAACCAaacttatgcccatatttaaaGATGATGCCAAAGGTACGGTAACCCAAAAAGAGGGATCTACATCCACACAGATGTTTGAATTTGAGGCCAAAACTACGTTAAACCCTGAAGAATCAACTGATGTTATGCCAATATTTGAAGAAGAGGCTAAAGATATGCTAAACCTTGAAAGAGTAAATCAAAGATTAGACCAGGGGGCGACCAGTACCCCAAACACTGACAGAGATACGACAACACCAGCCCAGCATGAAGAAGCAACGGGAGTATTTGAAGATGGAGCTAAAATCATCTTGAGAGAAAGTGTTACTCCATCCTTTCACGAGAGAGTAAGCGCACTCCTTGAGGCCGAACATCAAGAAACTACAACAGCGCTTGATGACAGCACCTCCACCGGACCGGCGTCCGAGGAGGAGATCGTCGTCTTACCGTTCACTTCCGAGGAGGCCAACTGGGCTCTTCTAACCACCACAGCCGAACCCCAAGAGTCTCTGAAGGATTTGGAGATCAGCACCCAATCCTCGTCCTTCTCTTCCACGGTCAGGACAACCACCTGGCGGTCCAAGCACACCCTAAGTCCACCCACCACCGCCGCTCCCGACGTCTTCCCCGGCACGTCTGAGTCCTGGAAATCGACGACCCCCACACCCGGCTATGAACACACCCAGGCTTCCAACGAGagtgcggcggcggcgagcggTAAAGTGAAAGTGGCAG ATGCTTGCTTTAATGAGCCGTGCCACAACGGGGGCACGTGCCTGGACCGAGAGGACCGAATTCAATGTCTGTGCTTGCCCACGTACGGGGGAGACCTGTGCGAACAGG ACCTAGAAACCTGCGAGCCAGGCTGGGACAAGTTCCACGGCTTCTGCTACCGACACTTCAGCCAGCGTCTGAGCTGGGAGGTGGCCGAGCAGCACTGCCGGATCCAGGGTGCTCACCTGGCCTCCGTCATGACCCCCGAGGAGCAAGCCTACATCCACA ACAACTATAAAGAGTACCAATGGACCGGCTTGAACGATAAGACTATTGAGAATGATTTCAGGTGGTCCGACGGCAATCCGTTG CTGTATGAGAACTGGTATCGAGGGCAGCCGGACAGTTACTTCCTGTCCGGCGAGGACTGCGTGGTGATGGTGTGGCACGACGACGGCCGCTGGAGCGACGTACCCTGCAACTATCACCTGGCGTATACCTGCAAGAAAGGCACAT CGTCGTGCGGCCCACCGCCGAAGGTCCGGAACGCCTCCACATTCGGGAAGCCTCGGCAGCGCTACGAGACGGACGCCGTGGTACGTTATCACTGCACTCGGGGGTTCCAGCAGAGATTGAATCCACTGATCCGCTGTCAGTCCGGGGGAAACTGGGAGAGGCCCCAAATCCAGTGCATCCCAG AGTCTGGAAGTCTTAACACCGATGCCGAAATGACATCGTCGACAGACGGTAACTTGGCCGCTCTACAAGACGGTTTTGAAACCACAGAAATGCCACTTTACTGGGATATCAAGTTTTAA
- the LOC133499242 gene encoding brevican core protein-like isoform X2, giving the protein MDGLQRCVFVSAAAFSLLKDYTNFSFHHTRRGAASGSQLPCRNLQRAATTSPTTPRYTFSFLLPPPLKAHCSRETRRRNTGDTMELQTLRIIALLSVLCHLSLSFPTQMPSALDNIETPLRVNISHSGVLYASLGRAVIIPCSASSSPLMLPRVKWTLVSGETEKQILVARGGRVKVNEAYQGRADLLNYRSWPEDLSMWLLETRSSDSGHYRCEVQQGLEDTSDIVQLKVKGVVFHYRDAMGRYALTFHQAQSACRTVGAQIASFNQLQAAYFDGYEQCDAGWLEDQTVRYPIQMPREACYGDKNGEPGVRNYGRMDPQDHFDVYCYAEQMHGEVFHDPIPQQLSFKGAQTYCTAAGAQLASAAQLYLAWSEGLDNCSPGWLSDGSVRYPIRTPRDRCGGPQAGVKTVYRFSNQTVFPDPSTLYDVYCFRANETTPTDSTIDSTSTPDPGTLEEEVVILMNDDKELPLDQISEQIEREVQSVLETIPLFSGSATEANALEEQPKFYTPEPPLSTTNALNHLRAFNITSYSTEKIDDDFGHTTEPTNSTIQSMKIHDFPQNVSLQSSFYNSTDSHQNFSSQLSNLESTTWLQESDATYAQNLTDAISEESAQPLEKLMLLQGLDLNSIHTEMNQNKSQVDILVTPPVTVDPAEKLDPEAPLIQTTEGPADLSLLWIPLSGSGDTSQESRQEIEVFNFIPKLESTTQRTAPGSTSHTTPESLTTIPDLTTTSEPKYSPSLGSGNRSKPLRLWESLTAQEGSTSLETEDSMESDERQLLPTRSTHFRVSLPTTGVPEVSSEVPTDSKRALYQSSGNGVHFDSSTLSFEEASGHEPDVVPALTQGRSLFNSTTKQKIDKDAIGEGVIVARSFGGNFSPNRNVSGEMNIVAILEETDDVTPSPGEEPEITSTFEVETEAKLHPIEGTAITRMFEEIKATHKPEEEIAVTAIFEEDATASLTPKETQVTPIIKEEAKATVTRNEGSTVTPLFEEAEASLTSKDENKYIPVIKEEAKATVTPKEGSTVTQMFEVVKATLNPEDRATLTPISEEAKIMISPTDETKLMPIFKDDAKGTVTQKEGSTSTQMFEFEAKTTLNPEESTDVMPIFEEEAKDMLNLERVNQRLDQGATSTPNTDRDTTTPAQHEEATGVFEDGAKIILRESVTPSFHERVSALLEAEHQETTTALDDSTSTGPASEEEIVVLPFTSEEANWALLTTTAEPQESLKDLEISTQSSSFSSTVRTTTWRSKHTLSPPTTAAPDVFPGTSESWKSTTPTPGYEHTQASNESAAAASGKVKVADACFNEPCHNGGTCLDREDRIQCLCLPTYGGDLCEQDLETCEPGWDKFHGFCYRHFSQRLSWEVAEQHCRIQGAHLASVMTPEEQAYIHNNYKEYQWTGLNDKTIENDFRWSDGNPLLYENWYRGQPDSYFLSGEDCVVMVWHDDGRWSDVPCNYHLAYTCKKGTSSCGPPPKVRNASTFGKPRQRYETDAVVRYHCTRGFQQRLNPLIRCQSGGNWERPQIQCIPESGSLNTDAEMTSSTDGNLAALQDGFETTEMPLYWDIKF; this is encoded by the exons ATGGATGGCCTGCAAAGATGTGTTTTCGTTTCAGCAGCTGCATTTTCACTACTAAAAGATTACaccaatttcagttttcatcacACTCGCAGG GGCGCGGCGAGCGGGTCGCAGCTCCCTTGCAGGAACCTGCAACGCGCTGCAACTACATCGCCCACCACCCCCAGatacactttttcttttctactccccccccccctcaaagcgCACTGCAGCAGAGAGACGCGAAGACGTAACACCGGCGACACGATGGAGCTTCAAACCCTCAG AATCATTGCCCTTCTCAGTGTACTTTGTCATCTCTCTCTGTCCTTTCCCACCCAGATGCCATCTGCACTTG ACAACATCGAGACGCCTCTCCGGGTGAACATTTCCCACTCGGGTGTACTTTACGCCTCGCTGGGCCGAGCCGTCATCATCCCCTGCTCGGCGTCCTCGTCGCCTCTCATGCTGCCGCGGGTCAAATGGACCCTGGTGTCCGGCGAGACTGAGAAACAAATCTTAGTGGCGCGGGGCGGCAGGGTGAAAGTCAACGAGGCGTACCAAGGCCGTGCCGATTTGCTCAACTACCGCTCTTGGCCCGAGGATTTGTCAATGTGGCTCTTGGAAACGCGCTCCAGCGACTCGGGGCACTATCGTTGCGAGGTGCAGCAGGGTCTGGAGGACACCAGTGACATCGTCCAACTCAAGGTCAaag GTGTCGTATTCCATTACAGGGATGCCATGGGTCGATATGCACTTACCTTCCATCAGGCCCAGAGCGCTTGCAGGACCGTCGGGGCCCAGATTGCGAGTTTTAATCAACTTCAAGCAGCTTATTTTGACGGCTACGAGCAATGTGACGCAGGATGGCTAGAAGACCAGACTGTCAG GTACCCAATCCAAATGCCCCGCGAAGCTTGCTATGGCGACAAGAATGGAGAACCAGGAGTGAGAAACTACGGGAGGATGGATCCGCAGGATCATTTTGACGTGTATTGCTACGCTGAGCAAATGCATG gGGAGGTGTTCCATGACCCCATCCCACAGCAGTTATCCTTCAAGGGGGCCCAGACATACTGCACTGCAGCGGGAGCTCAGCTGGCCTCTGCGGCACAGCTCTACCTGGCATGGAGCGAAGGCCTAGACAACTGCAGCCCCGGTTGGTTGTCCGACGGCAGCGTCCGCTACCCCATCAGGACCCCCAGGGATCGTTGTGGAGGCCCCCAGGCTGGTGTCAAGACTGTGTATCGCTTCAGCAACCAAACAGTCTTCCCAGACCCGTCGACCCTTTATGATGTCTATTGTTtcagag CTAATGAAACTACACCAACTGACTCTACAATAGACAGCACAAGCACACCAGATCCTGGAACCCTTGAAGAAGAGGTTGTGATCTTAATGAACGATGACAAAGAACTGCCGCTTGACCAAATTTCGGAACAAATCGAACGGGAGGTTCAGAGCGTTTTGGAAACCATCCCCCTTTTCTCAGGCTCTGCCACTGAAGCAAATGCGCTAGAGGAGCAGCCAAAGTTTTACACACCAGAGCCTCCTTTGAGCACCACTAATGCTTTAAATCACCTCAGAGCTTTTAACATAACATCCTATTCTACAGAAAAAATTGATGATGACTTTGGACATACGACAGAACCGACAAATAGTACTATCCAAAGCATGAAAATTCACGATTTCCCTCAAAATGTCTCACTCCAGTCCTCTTTTTATAATAGCACAGATTCACACCAGAACTTTTCTTCCCAGCTATCTAACCTAGAAAGCACAACGTGGCTCCAGGAGTCTGACGCAACATATGCCCAGAACTTGACAGACGCCATCTCAGAAGAGAGCGCACAGCCACTAGAGAAGCTAATGTTGTTGCAGGGTTTGGATTTAAACAGTATTCACACTGAGATGAACCAAAATAAGAGCCAAGTGGACATTCTGGTAACTCCCCCTGTAACTGTGGACCCCGCAGAGAAATTAGACCCTGAGGCACCATTAATCCAAACAACCGAGGGCCCTGCAGATCTCTCCTTATTGTGGATCCCTCTGAGTGGTTCTGGGGATACTTCTCAAG aaagtcGCCAGGAAATTGAGGTTTTCAACTTCATCCCCAAGTTAGAGTCCACCACGCAGAGGACAGCTCCTGGCTCAACCAGTCACACTACTCCAGAGTCTTTGACAACCATCCCAGATCTGACCACAACGTCCGAGCCAAAGTATTCTCCCAGTCTTGGATCGGGTAATCGCTCGAAACCTCTGCGGCTGTGGGAGTCTCTCACCGCACAGGAGGGAAGCACGAGCTTGGAAACTGAAGATAGCATGGAAAGCGATGAAAGGCAGCTGCTTCCAACAAGGTCTACCCATTTTAGGGTAAGCTTGCCCACCACGGGAGTTCCCGAGGTGTCCTCTGAAGTGCCTACAGACTCAAAGAGAGCTCTGTATCAGTCATCAGGTAATGGAGTCCACTTTGACAGCTCCACGCTGAGCTTTGAGGAGGCAAGTGGACACGAACCCGATGTAGTTCCTGCGCTGACTCAAGGCCGCAGTCTTTTTAACTCAACCACCAAACAGAAAATTGATAAAGATGCCATTGGAGAAGGTGTTATTGTAGCTCGAAGTTTTGGTGGGAATTTTTCACCCAACAGAAACGTCAGCGGGGAAATGAACATTGTTGCAATTCTCGAAGAAACGGATGATGTTACCCCAAGTCCCGGAGAAGAACCCGAAATAACGTCAACTTTTGAAGTGGAGACTGAAGCTAAGCTACATCCAATCGAAGGAACTGCCATCACACGCATGTTCGAAGAGATTAAAGCTACGCACAAACCAGAAGAAGAAATTGCAGTCACGGCGATATTTGAAGAGGATGCGACGGCATCACTAACCCCGAAGGAAACTCAAGTTACACCAATAATTAAAGAGGAGGCCAAAGCTACTGTTACTCGAAACGAAGGGTCTACAGTTACACCATTATTTGAAGAAGCTGAAGCTTCACTAACctcaaaagatgaaaataaatatataccaGTGATTAAAGAAGAGGCCAAAGCTACGGTGACCCCAAAAGAAGGGTCTACCGTAACACAGATGTTTGAAGTAGTTAAAGCTACGCTAAACCCTGAAGACAGAGCTACACTAACACCAATATCTGAAGAGGCTAAAATAATGATAAGCCCAACAGATGAAACCAaacttatgcccatatttaaaGATGATGCCAAAGGTACGGTAACCCAAAAAGAGGGATCTACATCCACACAGATGTTTGAATTTGAGGCCAAAACTACGTTAAACCCTGAAGAATCAACTGATGTTATGCCAATATTTGAAGAAGAGGCTAAAGATATGCTAAACCTTGAAAGAGTAAATCAAAGATTAGACCAGGGGGCGACCAGTACCCCAAACACTGACAGAGATACGACAACACCAGCCCAGCATGAAGAAGCAACGGGAGTATTTGAAGATGGAGCTAAAATCATCTTGAGAGAAAGTGTTACTCCATCCTTTCACGAGAGAGTAAGCGCACTCCTTGAGGCCGAACATCAAGAAACTACAACAGCGCTTGATGACAGCACCTCCACCGGACCGGCGTCCGAGGAGGAGATCGTCGTCTTACCGTTCACTTCCGAGGAGGCCAACTGGGCTCTTCTAACCACCACAGCCGAACCCCAAGAGTCTCTGAAGGATTTGGAGATCAGCACCCAATCCTCGTCCTTCTCTTCCACGGTCAGGACAACCACCTGGCGGTCCAAGCACACCCTAAGTCCACCCACCACCGCCGCTCCCGACGTCTTCCCCGGCACGTCTGAGTCCTGGAAATCGACGACCCCCACACCCGGCTATGAACACACCCAGGCTTCCAACGAGagtgcggcggcggcgagcggTAAAGTGAAAGTGGCAG ATGCTTGCTTTAATGAGCCGTGCCACAACGGGGGCACGTGCCTGGACCGAGAGGACCGAATTCAATGTCTGTGCTTGCCCACGTACGGGGGAGACCTGTGCGAACAGG ACCTAGAAACCTGCGAGCCAGGCTGGGACAAGTTCCACGGCTTCTGCTACCGACACTTCAGCCAGCGTCTGAGCTGGGAGGTGGCCGAGCAGCACTGCCGGATCCAGGGTGCTCACCTGGCCTCCGTCATGACCCCCGAGGAGCAAGCCTACATCCACA ACAACTATAAAGAGTACCAATGGACCGGCTTGAACGATAAGACTATTGAGAATGATTTCAGGTGGTCCGACGGCAATCCGTTG CTGTATGAGAACTGGTATCGAGGGCAGCCGGACAGTTACTTCCTGTCCGGCGAGGACTGCGTGGTGATGGTGTGGCACGACGACGGCCGCTGGAGCGACGTACCCTGCAACTATCACCTGGCGTATACCTGCAAGAAAGGCACAT CGTCGTGCGGCCCACCGCCGAAGGTCCGGAACGCCTCCACATTCGGGAAGCCTCGGCAGCGCTACGAGACGGACGCCGTGGTACGTTATCACTGCACTCGGGGGTTCCAGCAGAGATTGAATCCACTGATCCGCTGTCAGTCCGGGGGAAACTGGGAGAGGCCCCAAATCCAGTGCATCCCAG AGTCTGGAAGTCTTAACACCGATGCCGAAATGACATCGTCGACAGACGGTAACTTGGCCGCTCTACAAGACGGTTTTGAAACCACAGAAATGCCACTTTACTGGGATATCAAGTTTTAA